One genomic window of Polyangium aurulentum includes the following:
- a CDS encoding alpha/beta fold hydrolase, translating to MFVRESGRGPAVLLLHGAPSSPDDFEALAERLAVSRRVLVPVMPGYLSEAMDEGTYTIARSVALIEEALVARGVSEVAAVGFSAGAYRAFALAFGGKVRVSTVVSLGGLAGYDEAGRQSMNAFATFIRSATSLQRPAMTGILLTRMLSPTGAASPEHAAQVAKWIDCVEPQALATELAGLATSEDFYPRLPELRIPVLARVGSLDMAVPPPLSERIVASVPGAKLEIVEGKGHALLIEDREATVESVARFLGV from the coding sequence ATGTTCGTACGCGAGTCAGGCCGCGGCCCTGCGGTGCTGCTCCTCCATGGCGCCCCTTCCTCGCCCGACGACTTCGAGGCGCTCGCCGAGCGGCTCGCGGTGTCGCGCCGCGTGCTCGTGCCCGTGATGCCGGGCTACCTGAGCGAGGCCATGGACGAGGGGACCTATACCATCGCACGGTCGGTGGCGCTCATCGAGGAGGCGCTCGTCGCGCGTGGCGTGTCCGAGGTGGCCGCCGTCGGTTTCTCCGCGGGCGCCTATCGCGCGTTCGCCCTCGCCTTTGGCGGTAAGGTTCGGGTCTCGACGGTCGTGAGCCTCGGCGGTCTCGCGGGTTATGACGAGGCGGGACGGCAAAGCATGAACGCATTCGCGACGTTCATCCGATCGGCGACGAGCCTGCAAAGGCCCGCCATGACCGGGATCCTCCTCACGCGCATGCTCTCGCCCACAGGGGCTGCGTCGCCCGAGCACGCGGCGCAGGTCGCGAAGTGGATCGATTGCGTCGAACCGCAGGCGCTCGCGACCGAGCTGGCCGGGCTCGCCACGAGTGAAGATTTCTACCCTCGCCTCCCGGAGCTGCGCATTCCGGTGCTCGCGCGGGTCGGCTCCCTCGATATGGCCGTGCCGCCCCCGCTGAGCGAGCGCATCGTCGCCTCCGTGCCGGGCGCCAAGCTCGAGATCGTGGAGGGCAAAGGTCACGCGCTTCTGATCGAGGACCGCGAGGCCACGGTCGAATCCGTGGCGCGGTTCCTCGGCGTATGA
- a CDS encoding slr1658 superfamily regulator: MAERIYGDFDYIPDDLTPEAHFELSVTPIDLTAHWPRCGLISDLVAGYIAYAYHESQEMYKFPIYSSLSMIFQELIENAAKYSRARETIIRIRVKHFNSVVRLEVQNDATIASGEKFEAYVQHLLTSDLEELHVQIVEDKARDRSQSGLGLVLLLKDYPIKFGAQFRRVGDEREIITVRAHYHLEGYPLDLDPDGF; encoded by the coding sequence ATGGCAGAACGAATTTACGGCGACTTCGACTACATACCCGACGACCTGACCCCGGAGGCGCACTTCGAGCTCAGCGTCACGCCGATCGATCTGACGGCGCATTGGCCCCGGTGCGGCCTCATCTCGGACCTCGTGGCGGGCTACATCGCCTACGCCTACCACGAGAGCCAGGAGATGTATAAGTTCCCGATTTACAGCAGCCTATCCATGATTTTTCAGGAGCTCATCGAGAACGCGGCGAAGTATTCGCGTGCTCGCGAGACGATCATCCGCATCCGGGTGAAGCACTTCAACAGCGTGGTCCGGCTCGAGGTCCAGAACGACGCGACGATCGCGTCCGGGGAGAAGTTCGAGGCTTACGTGCAGCACCTGCTCACGTCCGATCTGGAGGAGCTGCACGTTCAGATCGTCGAGGACAAGGCGCGCGACCGCAGCCAGTCGGGGCTCGGCCTCGTGCTGCTCCTCAAGGATTATCCCATCAAGTTCGGCGCCCAGTTCCGCCGCGTCGGCGACGAGCGCGAGATCATCACCGTGCGAGCGCACTACCACCTGGAAGGCTACCCCCTGGACCTCGATCCAGACGGCTTCTAG